A genomic segment from Oligoflexus sp. encodes:
- a CDS encoding CocE/NonD family hydrolase, translating into MTANGLQRYPIVFFLLFLFACGGPTPEESSDSDLKVWGDKFETTRLRIPSFDGTELAAILFEPKAKDFPGDRPGLIFVNSWTLTEDEYHLQARRFAAKGYVVLSYATRGFSTSEGLVTVAGPNDLRDVSTMIDWMEENTRLDVTRLGMAGVSYGAGISLMALANEERIRTAVAMSGWGNLEQALYGKETIREVWMNLLLLSGKLLGRLDPEVGIQARRLRNNVEADVARAWAVERSPLSYVDKINARKAPVLVANSYQDGLFPPAQMREFYEKLQGPKQFYLDKGIHASSAIPGLFGFPSDIWNETHRWFDTYLMELPSSLRSQAPISMQAPRGREFYAEFPTLVSKQPLMQLKPVNKLADLGIIEEIAEDISEAINGVAFTGSVDSGATSGLPLLSDTADATLNLPIIKQLTKIDRRHAALYMTDKFKSSARLRGAPQVRIWSAAHKIPQQMIAYLYDCDPWAKGTLITHGVVSERSPLDRSNEVVVDLNIAAYDIPAGHRLVVVVDTRDPLYANYVNEQYPVQLIQTGTRLTELALPLVP; encoded by the coding sequence ATGACAGCGAATGGATTGCAGCGGTATCCTATTGTCTTTTTCCTACTGTTCCTGTTTGCCTGTGGCGGCCCGACGCCTGAAGAGTCATCCGATTCAGACCTGAAAGTCTGGGGTGATAAGTTCGAAACAACCCGCCTCCGCATCCCGTCTTTTGATGGCACTGAACTCGCCGCCATACTCTTCGAACCCAAGGCCAAGGATTTTCCTGGTGACCGTCCCGGTCTGATCTTTGTGAATTCGTGGACGCTGACCGAGGATGAATACCATCTGCAGGCGCGCCGATTCGCAGCCAAGGGCTATGTGGTGCTGAGTTATGCCACGCGGGGTTTCAGCACGTCTGAAGGCCTTGTGACCGTCGCCGGACCGAACGACCTGCGGGACGTCAGCACCATGATCGACTGGATGGAAGAGAACACGCGCCTCGACGTCACGCGGCTCGGCATGGCCGGCGTCTCCTATGGGGCCGGTATTTCCCTGATGGCCCTGGCCAACGAGGAGCGCATTCGAACCGCTGTGGCGATGAGCGGTTGGGGTAATCTGGAGCAGGCGCTTTACGGCAAGGAAACCATTCGCGAAGTGTGGATGAATCTTCTTTTGCTGTCAGGCAAGCTGCTTGGACGACTGGATCCGGAGGTGGGCATTCAGGCCCGTCGCCTGCGAAACAATGTGGAAGCGGACGTCGCGCGCGCCTGGGCTGTGGAACGTTCGCCTCTGAGTTACGTGGATAAGATCAACGCGCGCAAGGCTCCGGTCCTGGTCGCGAACAGCTATCAGGATGGGCTTTTTCCACCGGCGCAGATGCGGGAATTCTATGAGAAACTGCAGGGCCCCAAGCAGTTTTATTTGGACAAGGGAATCCACGCGAGTTCCGCGATTCCCGGGCTCTTTGGCTTTCCAAGCGACATCTGGAATGAAACGCACCGTTGGTTTGATACCTACCTGATGGAGCTTCCATCCAGCCTGCGCAGCCAGGCCCCCATCTCGATGCAGGCGCCGCGTGGACGGGAATTCTATGCCGAGTTTCCGACTCTGGTCAGCAAGCAGCCTCTGATGCAGCTGAAGCCCGTGAATAAGCTGGCGGATCTTGGAATCATCGAAGAGATTGCCGAGGACATTTCTGAAGCCATCAATGGCGTGGCCTTTACCGGCAGCGTGGACTCCGGTGCGACCAGTGGTCTGCCGCTGCTTTCCGATACGGCCGATGCAACTTTGAATCTGCCGATCATCAAGCAGCTCACCAAAATTGATCGACGCCACGCCGCGCTTTATATGACGGATAAATTCAAATCGTCCGCCCGACTGCGGGGTGCTCCACAGGTTCGCATCTGGTCCGCTGCCCACAAGATTCCCCAGCAGATGATCGCCTATCTCTATGACTGCGATCCTTGGGCCAAGGGCACTTTGATCACGCACGGAGTGGTCAGCGAGCGGTCCCCCTTGGATCGTTCCAACGAAGTCGTGGTTGACCTGAACATCGCAGCCTATGATATCCCGGCGGGACATCGACTCGTCGTGGTGGTGGACACGCGCGATCCACTCTATGCGAACTATGTGAACGAGCAGTATCCTGTGCAGTTGATTCAGACGGGAACGCGCCTCACAGAACTGGCTCTGCCATTGGTTCCCTGA
- a CDS encoding Hpt domain-containing protein encodes MQSNITPAQPERHHGSDQDQQDDVIVDMEVLNVVSNHGGDASFLQYLLGLFEKHGQQSLDELKAALQKRDPAALRHVAHRWRGSCLNVGAVRLAEVLGRIEDDPINGQEADESLEAIGKNCEDLFLRSCQQLRQQLPGIHPS; translated from the coding sequence AATATTACTCCAGCGCAGCCTGAACGTCATCATGGTTCCGACCAGGATCAGCAGGATGATGTGATTGTGGATATGGAAGTCCTGAATGTCGTCAGCAATCACGGTGGTGATGCTTCTTTCCTGCAGTATCTTTTGGGACTTTTCGAGAAACATGGTCAGCAAAGTCTGGATGAATTGAAAGCCGCTTTGCAAAAGCGCGACCCCGCTGCTCTACGGCATGTCGCCCATCGTTGGCGTGGCAGCTGTTTGAATGTTGGGGCTGTGCGTCTGGCTGAAGTGCTCGGCCGCATCGAGGATGATCCCATCAACGGCCAGGAAGCCGATGAGAGCCTTGAGGCGATTGGAAAAAATTGCGAGGATCTTTTTCTGAGAAGCTGCCAGCAATTGCGCCAGCAGCTTCCCGGAATCCATCCTTCCTAA